CCAGTGCCGGGAACCACTCCCAAGAGGCGTTGACTCCGCCCTCGGCCAATCCACCGCCAAACCACGCGAACGCGAGCAAGATGAATGCAATCAGCGGAGGGAGCCCGAGAAAGAGACTCCACCCAGCACGACCCTTACGCCCGAAAAACGGGGCCAGGCATGCGCCCGCAAAAATCGTGAGGATACTGAGAATGAGTAGCATTGAGAATGAGAGTTACCCCAATAACAGCGGGATTGATGCCCGCATCAAGCAAAAGCGAAAAAAAGGGCCGTCTCTTGCGAGACGGCCCTTGGATAAATGGTTTATTCGAATGTTCGCTGAGGGAACAGACGCATTACATCATGCCGCCCATGCCACCCATGCCGCCCATTCCACCCATGTCAGGAGCCGGAGCCGGCTTATCCTTTTCAGGGAGGTCTGTGATCATGCACTCAGTGGTCAGGAGGAGACCGGCGACCGAACCTGCATTCTGCAGAGCGGTGCGAGTCACCTTGGCCGGATCCACGACACCTGCCTTGAGGAGGTCTTCGTATTCACCGGTTGCGACGTTGTAACCCTTGGTGCTGGCACTCTTGAGGACCTGTTGGACCACGATCGAGCCTTCAACACCGGCGTTGGTGCAGAGCTGACGCAGCGGATACTCAATCGCCTTGCGGACGATGGTCGCACCAATGGCTTCGTCACCTTCGAGCTCCTCGACGGCCTTTTCAATCGCTTTGGCAGCATTGAGGAGAGCGACACCACCACCGGGGAGGATACCTTCCTCAACGGCAGCGCGGGTGGCGTGAAGGGCGTCTTCAACGCGAGCCTTCTTTTCCTTCATTTCCGGCTCAGTTGCGGCACCAACGTTGATGACGGCAACACCACCAGCGAGCTTGGCGAGGCGTTCCTGCAGCTTTTCGCGGTCGTAGTCGGAAGAAGTTTCTTCGATCTGACGACGGATCTGCTTCACGCGGCCCTGGATGTCAGAAGCTTTACCAGCGCCTTCGACGATGGTGGTGCTTTCCTTGTCGATGGAGACGCGCTTCGCACGGCCGAGGTCGCTGACCTGAACGTTCTCGAGCTTGATGCCGAGATCTTCAGTGATGCAACGGCCACCGGTAAGAACGGCGATGTCTTCGAGCATGGCCTTACGGCGATCACCGAAGCCAGGAGCCTTAACAGCGCAGACGTTCAACGTGCCACGGAGCTTGTTCACCACGAGGGCAGCGAGGGCTTCGCCTTCGATGTCTTCCGAGATGATCAAGAACGGCTTGCCTTGTTTGGCAACGTTCTGGAGAAGCGGGAGGATGTCGTTGAGGTTCGAGATCTTCTTCTCGTGAATCAGGATGTAGGCATCTTCGAGGATGCACTCCATGGTTTCCTGATCGGTCGTGAAGTAAGGGCTCAAGTAACCCTTATCGAACTGCATCCCTTCAACAACGTCGAGGGTGGTTTCGATCGACTTGGCTTCTTCAACGGTAATGGTTCCGTCCTTACCAACCTTGTCCATGGCGTCGGCGATGATTTCACCGATTTCGAGGTCCCAGTTGGCGGATACGGTAGCGACCTGGCGAACTTCGTCGCGGCTGCTAACCTTCTTGGAGGACTTGGCGAACTCAGCGACCGAGGCAGCAACTGCCTTGTCGATCCCGCGCTTCAAGTAAACCGGGTTAGCACCAGCGGCCACGTTCTTGAGACCTTCGCGGTAAACCGCTTCAGCCAGAACGGTAGCGGTGGTCGTACCGTCACCTGCGGCGTCAGAGGTCTTGGAAGCGACTTCCTTCACCATCTGTGCGCCCATGTTTTCGTAAGGATCTTCGAGCTCGATTTCCTTCGCGACTGAGACACCGTCCTTGGTGACAGTCGGGGAACCGAACTTCTTGTCGATGATTACGTTACGTCCCTTAGGTCCGAGAGTTACCTTGACGGCTTTGGAGAGAGTTTCCACGCCGCGCAGGATTTTCTTCCGGCCTGCTTCGTCAAACAGTAGTTGTTTGGCCATAATATTTCCTGTGTTTCTTTAGATTAACGGTTGAATTATCCGATGATGCCGAGGATGTCATCTTCACGCATGAGCGTGTAAACGGCACCGTCCAGCTTCACTTCTGTTCCCCCGTATTTGCTAACGAGGACACGGTCACCGACCTTGACTTCGAAGGAGCTCTTAGCACCCGCTTCGTCGGTCTTTCCGGTTCCGAGGGCAATGACTTCAGCTTCCTGTGGCTTTTCTTTAGCCGAATCAGGAATGATGATGCCACCGCGAACTTGTTCATCTTCTTCGACGTGCTTTACGAGAACACGGTCTCCGAGTGGTTTGATTTTCACTTTACTCATGTAGGTGGTTTTATTTCGGGTTAGATTGGTGAAAGCGTGCGGCGATCCGCTTAGCTCTTCTTCTCGTCCTCGTCGACGACTTCGAAGTCGGCATCGACCACGTCGTCATCTTTTTCGCTGCTGGAGGACTCTCCGCCAGGAGCTTGCCCTTCGGGCTGAGGACCGCCTGCGGCTCCTTCGCCGCCGGCTTGACTGTAGATTTCCTGTCCGATCTGCGTAAGGATGCCAGTGATCTTTTCCTTGGCCTCCTTCAACTCTTCGGCGGAAGCGGACTGGTTCTCGAGGACCTTACGGCCATCGGCCACTGCGAGCTCGATCGCACTCTTCTTGTCTTCCGGAAGTTTGTCGCCCAAGTCGGTGATTTGCTTCTCGGCTTGGTAGCAGAGATTGTCGAGTTCGTTGCGATTTTCGACCGACTCCTTGCGCTTCTTATCTTCTTCAGCGTGGAGCTCAGCTTCCTTCTTCAGACGATCGATTTCGTCCTTATCGAGTCCAGAAGAGCCGGAAATGGTGATCTTTTGATCCTTGCCCGTGCCTTGGTCTTTTGCAGTCACGTGGAGGATCCCGTTGGCGTCGATGTCAAAGGTGACTTCGATCTGAGGCACTCCGCGTGGCGCCGAAGGAATTCCTTCGAGACGGAAGTTACCGAGCATCTTGTTGTCGGCAGCCATCGGACGTTCCCCTTGAAGAACTTTGATGTCCACGGCGGTCTGGTTGTCGGCGTAGGTCGAGAAAACCTGACTCTTCTTCGTCGGGATCGTCGTGTTACGTTCGATCATCGGAGTGGAGACCGCACCAGCGGTTTCGATTCCGAGAGTCAACGGAGTCACGTCGAGGAGAAGAACGTCGCGCATGTCGCCCTGAAGGACAGCACCCTGAATCGCAGCCCCGATGGCCACAACTTCGTCCGGGTTCACGCCCTTATGAGGCTCCTTGCCGGCGAGCTCACGAGCCACTTCAATAACCTTCGGGTTGCGGGTCATTCCCCCAACGAGAACGAGGTCATTCACTTCCGAAGAAGAGAAGCCAGCATCCTTCAAGCAGGCTTCAAAAGGAGCCTTGATGCGCTGGAAAAGAGAATCAGTGATCTGCTCGAGCTTCGAACGGCTGAGAGTGACGTTCAGGTGCTTCGGCCCGGAAGCGTCGGCAGTGATGAACGGCAGGTTGATATCAGTCGACTGAGTCGAAGAGAGAGCGATTTTCGCCTTCTCCGCTTCTTCCTTCAGGCGCTGCTTGGCCATAGGGTCGCCGAGGAGGTCGATCCCATTCTCCTTCTGGAATTCACCAGCGAGCCACTGAATCAGAGCCGTATCCCAGTTATCCCCACCGAGGTGCGTGTCCCCGTTGGTGGCTTTCACTTCAAAAACTCCGTCACCGATTTCAAGCACGGAGACGTCGAAAGTTCCCCCACCCAAGTCAAAGACTGAAATGGTGTGGTCATTCTTCTTATCGAGGCCGTAGGCCAGCGAAGCGGCGGTCGGCTCATTGATGATGCGGTCTACTTCGAGACCGGCGATTGTGCCGGCGTCCTTAGTGGCTTGGCGCTGCGCATCGTTAAAATAGGCCGGAACAGTGACGACAGCCTTGGTAACTGGCTCACCGAGGTAAGCTTCGGCGTCAGCCTTCAACTTCCCTAGGATCATTGCGGAAATCTGCTCCGGGGAGAAATCTTCCTTTTTGTCACCAACTTGGCAGCGGATGTAGGCGTCGCCATTCTTCCCTTCTACAACTTCGTAGGGGAGACTGCGGGCTTCTTCCTGCACTTCGGCAAACTTACGACCAATCAAACGCTTGGCCGAGAAAATGGTGTTCTGCGGATTCGTGATCGCCTGACGTTTAGCCGCTTGGCCGACGAGACGCTCTCCGCTCTTCGAAAAGGCGACGACTGACGGAGTGGTCCGTGCCCCCTCCGAATTTTCAATAACCTTCGGCTCGCCACCTTCCATGATGGCGACACAAGAGTTTGTTGTACCTAAATCGATTCCAATGATTTTACTCATGCCATCTCTTATGCTGTTTCAATGCCAACGCCCCGAGCAGCATCACAACATATTGGTATTCAGATCGATAAAGAAAAACAACCCAGTCTTCGGTCACCCTATCCCCTTCAAAAACGATGCCAGGATGTCTCACTTCTGTCACAGTCCCGCCCACAGGGTCACACTGTGTCCCGGTTGCTCCACCGCACTTCTGAACAAACCAAGAATGCTGCCCCAATCCACTTAATACCGAATTTAGTAAGTTTTGATAGTTATGGCCGGATGAGAAATGAGCCTGAGCGAGGCGGCCCAATTGGAGGCGGGTCTGCGACCCGTGCCATTTGGGCTAACGCTGCTCAGGCTCATTTCCCGCCCGTTCCAGGGGGATGCGCCCAGAATCGAAGGTCGCTGCGTTGCAGGGATCGGAGCGTATCTCGATACGAATCCAATCCCTGCGGCTTGCGCTGCTTCGATTCTGCGCTGCACCATAACGGTCAAACCTTACTAAATTCGGTATAACAAGGGCACGAAGTGGCCGAGATCGTCATCCTCCCCACGACCAGAGAGCCCCATGAGGGTCTACCTCTGCGTGTCGAGAGCCCTAATTCCGAACGTCGCCAGAATCGATCTTTCCCAGTCCAATCAAGACCCGGTAGTCTCCGTCGAAAATATCGACGAAATCATCGATATTATCTTCCTCACTCTCTGAGACGGTTTCGTCCTCGCCCTTGAAGATGATCGCGTTCAACTGGGGACGCTCGTCATTGTTCTGATCGTAAATAAGTCGCTGCTGCATTTCGATCCAATCGCGCAGTTCTCGTTCGGGTATCGGAGTATACTCATTCGAGTCATATCCCCGAACATTGGGAACATAATTCTTAAAATCCTT
The DNA window shown above is from Puniceicoccus vermicola and carries:
- the groL gene encoding chaperonin GroEL (60 kDa chaperone family; promotes refolding of misfolded polypeptides especially under stressful conditions; forms two stacked rings of heptamers to form a barrel-shaped 14mer; ends can be capped by GroES; misfolded proteins enter the barrel where they are refolded when GroES binds), with the translated sequence MMAKQLLFDEAGRKKILRGVETLSKAVKVTLGPKGRNVIIDKKFGSPTVTKDGVSVAKEIELEDPYENMGAQMVKEVASKTSDAAGDGTTTATVLAEAVYREGLKNVAAGANPVYLKRGIDKAVAASVAEFAKSSKKVSSRDEVRQVATVSANWDLEIGEIIADAMDKVGKDGTITVEEAKSIETTLDVVEGMQFDKGYLSPYFTTDQETMECILEDAYILIHEKKISNLNDILPLLQNVAKQGKPFLIISEDIEGEALAALVVNKLRGTLNVCAVKAPGFGDRRKAMLEDIAVLTGGRCITEDLGIKLENVQVSDLGRAKRVSIDKESTTIVEGAGKASDIQGRVKQIRRQIEETSSDYDREKLQERLAKLAGGVAVINVGAATEPEMKEKKARVEDALHATRAAVEEGILPGGGVALLNAAKAIEKAVEELEGDEAIGATIVRKAIEYPLRQLCTNAGVEGSIVVQQVLKSASTKGYNVATGEYEDLLKAGVVDPAKVTRTALQNAGSVAGLLLTTECMITDLPEKDKPAPAPDMGGMGGMGGMGGMM
- a CDS encoding co-chaperone GroES → MSKVKIKPLGDRVLVKHVEEDEQVRGGIIIPDSAKEKPQEAEVIALGTGKTDEAGAKSSFEVKVGDRVLVSKYGGTEVKLDGAVYTLMREDDILGIIG
- the dnaK gene encoding molecular chaperone DnaK produces the protein MSKIIGIDLGTTNSCVAIMEGGEPKVIENSEGARTTPSVVAFSKSGERLVGQAAKRQAITNPQNTIFSAKRLIGRKFAEVQEEARSLPYEVVEGKNGDAYIRCQVGDKKEDFSPEQISAMILGKLKADAEAYLGEPVTKAVVTVPAYFNDAQRQATKDAGTIAGLEVDRIINEPTAASLAYGLDKKNDHTISVFDLGGGTFDVSVLEIGDGVFEVKATNGDTHLGGDNWDTALIQWLAGEFQKENGIDLLGDPMAKQRLKEEAEKAKIALSSTQSTDINLPFITADASGPKHLNVTLSRSKLEQITDSLFQRIKAPFEACLKDAGFSSSEVNDLVLVGGMTRNPKVIEVARELAGKEPHKGVNPDEVVAIGAAIQGAVLQGDMRDVLLLDVTPLTLGIETAGAVSTPMIERNTTIPTKKSQVFSTYADNQTAVDIKVLQGERPMAADNKMLGNFRLEGIPSAPRGVPQIEVTFDIDANGILHVTAKDQGTGKDQKITISGSSGLDKDEIDRLKKEAELHAEEDKKRKESVENRNELDNLCYQAEKQITDLGDKLPEDKKSAIELAVADGRKVLENQSASAEELKEAKEKITGILTQIGQEIYSQAGGEGAAGGPQPEGQAPGGESSSSEKDDDVVDADFEVVDEDEKKS